Proteins encoded together in one Blastocatellia bacterium window:
- a CDS encoding ABC transporter permease, translating into MQTLLQDVRYGWRMLLKRPGFTFVAVLTLALGIGANTAIFSVVYGVLLRPLPFAHQESLIVAWKKDTTATAPFVELSPAEFKDWQAASQSFAEMAAMPTTAYGYGYVLTGGDEAVQLESSKVTGGFFSLLGAQPALGRVLDENDDQVNAPKVAVLSDRLWRTTFNADPEIIGRTLTLTGQGFTVVGVMPPQFEFPRGVDLWVPLTATMNPRVWQNRGAIFLQAVGRLKPGVTREQAEAELNTVIASIAEQHPETAAAGHRVVITPLAEHLFGDARPALWLLLAATALLLLIASANIANLLLARATSRRREFALRTALGASRWQIIRQLLTESLVLAVIGGGLGLLLAHWLVDLLIQVAPADVPRINEVRLSLPALAFSALVTLSASLMFGLIPALAASRLNLSETLNEGSSRLSGDRAGKRLRQSLIVAEIAITMVLLAGAALILRSFMNLSRVDLGLEPRNVLTMQLRLTGARYGKPEARREFFSRLVERLESQPGVVAAGGVLIRPLEGTVGWEMDYALEGQPLDEARRNTVANFEVVTPHYFRAMNIAIKAGREFAEQDRADTERVVIVSESMARQLFGSAEAAVGKRIKLEPASADEPLRTIVAVAGDVRYRELRDVRWDVYVPHAQSAVTLNHFAVRTATEATAFLPVVRREVAALDATQAIAGVATVEQLLATNLSRPRFSALLLNCLAGLALLLAGVGIYGVVAYSVAQRTAELGIRVALGAQTKDILRLVIREGMTVTLLGVGVGALAAALLTRLINDLLFAVSATDPLTFAAIALTLAGVALAACYLPARRATRVDPMVALRYE; encoded by the coding sequence ATGCAAACACTGCTGCAAGATGTGCGGTATGGCTGGCGGATGCTGCTGAAGCGGCCCGGCTTCACGTTCGTTGCCGTCCTCACGCTGGCTTTAGGCATCGGCGCGAACACCGCCATCTTCAGCGTCGTTTATGGCGTCTTGCTGCGCCCGCTGCCCTTCGCTCATCAGGAAAGCCTGATCGTCGCCTGGAAGAAAGACACGACCGCCACCGCGCCTTTCGTCGAGCTGTCGCCCGCCGAATTCAAAGACTGGCAGGCCGCGAGCCAGAGCTTTGCTGAGATGGCGGCGATGCCGACGACGGCCTACGGTTACGGCTACGTGCTGACCGGCGGCGATGAAGCCGTACAGCTCGAAAGCTCAAAGGTGACGGGCGGCTTCTTTTCACTGCTCGGCGCGCAACCGGCGCTTGGCCGCGTCCTCGACGAAAACGACGATCAGGTGAATGCGCCGAAAGTCGCCGTGCTGAGCGACCGGCTATGGCGCACGACCTTCAACGCTGACCCGGAGATCATCGGGCGCACACTGACGCTCACAGGCCAGGGCTTCACGGTCGTCGGCGTCATGCCGCCGCAATTTGAATTCCCCCGCGGCGTTGACCTATGGGTGCCGCTGACGGCGACGATGAACCCGCGCGTCTGGCAAAATCGCGGCGCGATCTTCTTGCAAGCCGTCGGCAGGCTGAAGCCCGGCGTCACTCGCGAGCAAGCCGAAGCCGAGTTGAACACAGTCATCGCAAGCATTGCCGAACAACACCCGGAGACCGCTGCCGCGGGCCATCGCGTCGTCATCACGCCGCTGGCTGAGCATCTCTTCGGCGACGCCCGTCCGGCGCTCTGGCTGCTGCTGGCCGCCACCGCGCTGTTGCTGCTAATCGCCTCGGCCAACATCGCCAACCTGCTGCTGGCGCGCGCGACTTCGCGGCGTCGGGAGTTCGCCTTGCGCACCGCGCTCGGGGCCAGCCGCTGGCAGATTATTCGGCAACTATTGACTGAGAGCCTGGTGCTTGCGGTCATCGGTGGCGGGCTCGGCTTGCTGCTGGCGCACTGGCTGGTTGACCTGCTCATCCAGGTCGCCCCCGCCGACGTGCCGCGCATCAACGAAGTCCGTCTCAGTTTGCCGGCGCTCGCCTTCAGTGCTCTTGTCACGCTGTCGGCAAGCCTGATGTTCGGACTGATCCCGGCGCTCGCGGCTTCCAGGCTCAACCTCAGCGAGACGCTCAACGAAGGTAGCTCCAGGCTATCGGGCGACCGCGCCGGCAAGCGGCTGCGCCAGTCGCTGATCGTTGCCGAAATCGCCATCACCATGGTGCTGCTGGCGGGCGCGGCGCTCATCCTGCGCAGTTTCATGAACCTCAGCCGCGTTGATCTCGGCCTTGAGCCGCGCAACGTTCTGACCATGCAGTTGCGGCTGACCGGCGCGCGCTATGGCAAGCCCGAGGCGCGGCGCGAGTTCTTCAGCCGGCTGGTCGAGCGGCTCGAAAGCCAGCCCGGCGTCGTTGCTGCCGGCGGCGTGTTGATCCGCCCGCTCGAAGGCACGGTCGGCTGGGAGATGGATTACGCGCTCGAAGGCCAACCGCTGGACGAAGCGCGGCGCAACACCGTGGCAAACTTTGAAGTCGTCACGCCGCATTACTTCCGTGCCATGAATATCGCCATCAAGGCCGGGCGGGAATTTGCCGAACAGGACAGGGCCGACACCGAGCGCGTCGTCATCGTCAGCGAAAGTATGGCCAGGCAACTCTTCGGGTCTGCCGAGGCGGCGGTGGGCAAACGCATCAAGCTTGAGCCGGCGTCGGCGGACGAGCCTTTGCGCACCATCGTCGCGGTTGCCGGTGACGTGCGTTACCGCGAGCTGCGCGACGTGCGTTGGGATGTTTATGTGCCGCATGCGCAGAGCGCGGTCACGCTCAACCATTTCGCCGTGCGCACGGCGACCGAGGCGACGGCCTTTCTGCCTGTCGTGCGGCGCGAAGTCGCGGCGCTCGACGCCACTCAAGCCATCGCCGGCGTCGCGACCGTCGAGCAACTGCTGGCCACGAATCTGTCGCGCCCGCGGTTCAGCGCCTTGTTGTTGAACTGCTTGGCGGGGCTCGCCCTGCTGCTTGCAGGCGTCGGCATCTATGGCGTCGTCGCTTATTCGGTGGCGCAGCGCACCGCTGAGCTGGGCATCCGCGTCGCCCTCGGCGCTCAGACAAAAGACATATTGCGGCTGGTCATCCGCGAAGGCATGACCGTGACGTTGCTCGGCGTCGGCGTCGGCGCGCTGGCTGCCGCTTTATTGACGCGACTGATCAACGACCTGTTATTCGCCGTCAGCGCCACCGATCCGTTGACCTTCGCCGCTATCGCCTTGACGCTGGCCGGCGTGGCGCTCGCGGCCTGTTACCTGCCGGCGCGGCGGGCAACCAGAGTAGACCCGATGGTGGCGCTGCGCTACGAATGA
- a CDS encoding ABC transporter permease, whose amino-acid sequence MQTLLSDVRFGWRMLIKTPGFTAVAVVTLALGIGANSALFGLLDAVLLRTLTVPRPEELVLVATHTTEGGSHPDFSYPLYVALRDNNDVFSGLLAKTDSSFGISDGNQTERLRGEYVSANYFSVLGLELARGTGFVPSDEFPGAQPAVVISDRLWKRFFSGDAAVLQKTLTINGRSFAVVGVAPPGFTGLAQGLAADVWLTLPQRIALGGSPELLSSRQTSWLELAARLKPGVTLAQAQERLTSQLPPGFESARGAGDWQAALTPASRGNDFYVAELSQPLQLLAVMVALILLIACANIANLLLARGQARQKEVGIRLALGASRGRIVGQLMVESLLLALIGGSLGLLIVLWSHDLMTNIRTRVGGALTLDSSPNWRVIIFTLAVAVITSLLFGIIPALQAARVELVPVLKDGRASSPLSIRMFSLRNLLVMAQVAVSIVLLVGAGLFLRSLWKLRSIDVGFSGDQVVALTLDLRLRGYREVPGKNFYAAALEKVAAVPGVQAVSLASVLPVTAGGSRLQRPPNGTRPAVNDPISIDIITVTPQFFETLGLPLLQGRDFRSLDSEKSARVIIVNETMARKFWPNTDPVGQSFYDGIENFEVVGVARATKYRDLREEPRMTMYQPLAQQYSSGMNLLVRTALPPTGVIAPIQAELSALDPALPAFNIRTLPEHIGRSLYVERIQSVLLSLFGLLALVLTVVGLYGVMSYTVTQRTHEIGIHMALGAQTGGILRLVIAQGMKMTLIGLGVGVAAALALTRVVASRLYGINATDPLTFMAIALLLGSVALLACYLPARRATRVDPMVALRYE is encoded by the coding sequence ATGCAGACATTGTTGAGTGATGTGCGCTTCGGTTGGAGAATGCTGATCAAAACGCCGGGATTCACGGCTGTGGCTGTCGTCACCTTGGCGCTGGGTATTGGGGCCAACTCCGCGCTCTTCGGCTTGTTAGACGCCGTGTTGCTGCGGACGCTAACCGTGCCGCGCCCGGAGGAACTGGTGCTGGTCGCAACGCACACCACCGAGGGCGGCTCGCATCCAGATTTTTCTTATCCGCTCTATGTCGCCCTGCGCGACAACAACGATGTGTTTTCGGGACTGCTAGCTAAAACCGACAGCAGCTTCGGCATCAGCGACGGTAACCAAACCGAGCGGCTGCGCGGAGAATATGTCAGCGCGAACTATTTCTCGGTGCTCGGCCTTGAGCTGGCGCGCGGCACCGGCTTTGTCCCAAGCGACGAGTTCCCTGGGGCGCAGCCTGCCGTGGTCATCAGCGACAGACTGTGGAAGCGCTTCTTCTCCGGCGATGCGGCTGTCTTGCAAAAGACATTGACGATTAACGGTCGCAGCTTCGCCGTCGTCGGCGTTGCCCCTCCGGGTTTCACGGGCTTAGCGCAGGGCTTGGCCGCGGATGTCTGGTTGACCTTGCCGCAGCGCATCGCGCTGGGCGGATCGCCTGAATTACTGAGTTCCCGTCAAACGAGTTGGCTGGAGCTGGCGGCGCGGTTGAAACCTGGTGTGACACTGGCGCAGGCGCAGGAGAGGCTAACCTCGCAGTTGCCGCCGGGATTCGAGAGCGCCCGCGGTGCCGGTGATTGGCAGGCTGCGCTCACTCCTGCGTCGCGCGGCAATGACTTTTACGTTGCTGAGTTATCGCAACCGCTGCAACTGCTTGCGGTGATGGTTGCGTTGATCCTGCTCATCGCCTGCGCGAACATCGCCAATCTTTTGCTGGCCCGCGGGCAGGCGCGACAAAAGGAGGTGGGCATTCGATTGGCGCTCGGCGCTTCTCGCGGGCGCATCGTCGGGCAGCTCATGGTTGAGAGTCTACTGCTGGCGCTCATTGGAGGGAGCCTTGGGCTGTTGATCGTGCTCTGGTCGCATGATCTCATGACCAACATTCGCACACGAGTTGGCGGGGCGCTGACGCTCGACAGCTCGCCCAATTGGCGCGTCATCATCTTCACGCTCGCGGTGGCGGTAATCACTTCACTGTTGTTCGGTATTATCCCGGCCTTGCAGGCGGCACGCGTCGAGCTGGTGCCGGTGCTGAAAGATGGCCGGGCTTCGTCGCCCTTGTCTATCCGAATGTTTTCGCTGCGGAATCTGCTGGTGATGGCGCAAGTCGCCGTCTCGATTGTGTTGCTGGTCGGCGCAGGGCTTTTCCTGCGCAGTTTGTGGAAGCTGCGTTCTATTGACGTCGGCTTCTCCGGTGACCAGGTGGTGGCGCTCACGCTCGACCTGCGCTTGCGAGGCTACCGAGAAGTGCCGGGCAAGAACTTCTACGCCGCTGCGCTTGAGAAGGTCGCTGCCGTTCCGGGCGTGCAAGCCGTCAGTCTGGCCAGCGTGCTGCCGGTGACCGCAGGCGGCTCTCGCTTACAAAGGCCTCCCAATGGCACGCGGCCGGCGGTCAACGACCCCATCTCGATTGACATCATCACCGTGACGCCACAGTTCTTCGAGACGCTGGGGCTGCCGCTGCTACAGGGCCGCGATTTCAGATCGTTAGACAGCGAGAAGTCGGCGCGAGTGATCATCGTCAATGAGACGATGGCGCGTAAGTTTTGGCCGAACACCGATCCAGTCGGGCAGAGCTTCTACGACGGCATTGAAAACTTTGAGGTCGTTGGTGTGGCCCGCGCTACCAAATACCGCGACCTGCGCGAAGAGCCGCGAATGACGATGTACCAACCGTTGGCGCAGCAGTATTCTTCCGGCATGAATCTACTCGTGCGCACAGCGCTCCCACCAACCGGGGTGATCGCGCCAATCCAGGCCGAGTTAAGCGCGCTCGACCCGGCGCTACCCGCCTTCAACATTCGCACGCTGCCGGAACATATAGGAAGATCGCTATACGTCGAGCGAATACAAAGCGTGTTGCTCTCGTTGTTCGGTTTGCTCGCGCTGGTGCTGACAGTAGTGGGGCTTTACGGTGTGATGTCTTACACGGTTACGCAACGCACGCATGAGATCGGCATACACATGGCGCTGGGCGCCCAGACGGGCGGGATTTTGCGGCTTGTCATCGCGCAAGGAATGAAGATGACGCTGATTGGCTTGGGCGTCGGCGTAGCGGCGGCGCTGGCATTGACGCGCGTGGTCGCGAGCCGCCTATACGGCATCAACGCGACCGACCCGCTGACGTTCATGGCTATCGCATTGTTACTCGGTTCAGTTGCTCTGTTGGCTTGCTATCTTCCGGCGCGGCGGGCAACCAGAGTAGACCCGATGGTGGCGCTCAGATACGAATAG